The following are from one region of the Salvia splendens isolate huo1 chromosome 2, SspV2, whole genome shotgun sequence genome:
- the LOC121762313 gene encoding calcium-dependent protein kinase 17-like: MGNCCSQPDATDTLPDDNTVPTNDDATDTTAPEAPQMTPPASESPKAGSPKAASPAKAGSPKAGQMMGTVLGRAMEDINKHYTIGEEVGRGEFGVTHLCTDKKTGEQFACKIIAKHKLESKEDMEDVRREVQIMYHLTGQENIVDLKGAYEDAHSVHLVMELCGGGELFDRIVTKGHYTEKEAATLMRTIVQIVHTCHMMGVIHRDLKPENFLMLNKDEDSPVKATDFGLSVFYKPGDELNDVVGSAYYIAPEVLKRSYGAEADVWSIGVMLYILLSGVPPFWAESEAEIFNAILEGHVDFSADPWPTISNGAKDLVSKILASDPTQRLTAAQVLNHPWIKEEGEAPDTPLDNAVLSRLKQFRAMNKFKKVALRVIARCLSEEEIMGLKQMFKGMDTDNSGTITLEELKQGLSNSETKLTENELQQLMEAADADGNGTIDYEEFITATMHMNRVDREEHLYTAFQFFDKDNSGYITIEELEHALKEFGMSTHKDINEIVSEVDADNDGRVNYEEFVAMMKKGNPDKAVKKRRSGVFTEGPQE; encoded by the exons ATGGGCAACTGCTGCTCCCAGCCTGACGCCACCGACACCCTTCCTGACGACAACACCGTCCCCACCAACGATGATGCAACCGATACCACCGCTCCTGAAGCCCCCCAGATGACCCCTCCCGCATCCGAATCCCCAAAAGCCGGTTCACCAAAGGCCGCTTCTCCCGCAAAGGCTGGTTCACCAAAGGCTGGGCAGATGATGGGGACGGTCCTGGGGCGAGCGATGGAGGACATCAACAAGCACTACACGATTGGGGAAGAGGTGGGGCGGGGGGAGTTTGGGGTGACCCATCTTTGCACGGACAAGAAGACGGGGGAGCAGTTCGCGTGCAAGATCATAGCGAAGCACAAGCTGGAGAGCAAGGAGGACATGGAGGATGTACGGAGGGAGGTGCAGATCATGTACCATCTCACGGGGCAGGAGAACATTGTGGACTTGAAGGGAGCCTACGAGGATGCGCACTCGGTCCATCTCGTGATGGAGCTTTGCGGCGGCGGGGAGCTCTTTGATCGGATCGTTACCAAAGGCCATTACACCGAGAAGGAGGCCGCGACGCTCATGAGAACCATTGTCCAGATCGTGCACACTTGCCATATGATGGGAGTCATTCATAGGGATCTCAAGCCAGAGAACTTCTTGATGTTGAATAAGGACGAAGATTCGCCAGTCAAGGCTACAGATTTCGGCCTCTCCGTGTTTTATAAACCAGGAGATGAATTGAATGACGTTGTCGGAAGCGCGTATTACATAGCTCCTGAGGTATTGAAAAGAAGCTATGGAGCAGAAGCTGATGTTTGGAGTATTGGTGTCATGCTTTACATTCTTCTTTCTGGGGTTCCTCCTTTTTGGGCAG AATCGGAGGCGGAGATATTCAACGCGATTCTAGAGGGACACGTAGATTTCTCAGCGGACCCATGGCCGACCATTTCGAATGGGGCAAAGGACCTAGTGAGTAAGATTTTAGCTTCAGACCCCACCCAAAGGCTCACAGCAGCCCAAGTGCTCA ATCATCCTTGGATTAAGGAGGAAGGAGAAGCACCAGATACTCCACTGGACAACGCGGTCCTCAGCCGGCTGAAACAATTCAGAGCTATGAATAAGTTCAAGAAGGTAGCGTTGCGAGTGATCGCGCGGTGCTTGTCGGAGGAAGAAATCATGGGGCTGAAACAAATGTTCAAGGGGATGGATACGGATAACAGCGGAACGATAACCCTAGAAGAGCTGAAGCAAGGATTGTCGAATTCCGAAACAAAGCTCACCGAAAATGAACTCCAACAATTGATGGAAGCTGCGGATGCCGATGGAAATGGCACCATAGACTATGAGGAATTCATTACAGCAACAATGCACATGAATAGAGTGGATAGAGAGGAACATCTTTACACTGCCTTTCAATTCTTCGACAAAGACAACAGCGG CTACATTACCATTGAAGAACTAGAGCATGCTCTCAAAGAATTTGGCATGTCTACTCACAAGGACATCAATGAAATCGTCTCCGAAGTCGATGCTGATAAT GATGGGCGGGTGAACTACGAAGAATTTGTAGCTATGATGAAGAAAGGTAATCCAGATAAGGCGgtaaagaaaagaagaagtggTGTTTTTACCGAAGGCCCCCAAGAGTAA
- the LOC121765201 gene encoding GDP-mannose transporter GONST1-like — translation MESPREERGIASHHLNGSMDQASSPISRAIASRSTLGMKINNEEIDVENGRFNKDRERGFQSRRRPALHNQALLSGISYCLSSCGMILVNKYVLSSYDFNAGISLMLYQNFVAVVVVSGLSIFGIIKTEPLTWRLIKVWLPVNVIFVGMLVTSMFSLKYINVAMVTVLKNVTNVMTAVGEMYLFNKHHDNRVWAALFLMIISAISGGFTDLSFDATGYTWQLINCLLTASYSLTLRRVMDTAKQVTKSGELNEFSMVMLNNSLSLPLGVMLVCGFKEVDYLVETSLLRSGWFWVVMTFSGLLGLAISFTSMWFLHQTGATTYSLVGSLNKIPLSVAGILLFKVPTSLENSASILFGLLAGVLFARAKMR, via the exons ATGGAATCTCCACGCGAAGAAAGAGGCATTGCGAGTCACCATTTAAATGGCTCCATGGATCAGGCGTCGAGTCCAATTAGTAGAGCAATAGCCAGCAG ATCTACTTTAGGGATGAAGATAAACAACGAGGAGATTGACGTGGAGAATGGGAGGTTCAATAAGGACAGAGAACGAGGATTCCAAAGTAGAAGAAGGCCGGCATTACACAACCAAGCATTGCTCTCTGGCATCTCCTACTGCCTTTCCTCGTGTGGAATGATACTGGTTAACAAGTATGTCCTCTCCAGTTATGACTTTAATGCCGGAATATCTTTGATGCTGTACCAG AATTTTGTAGCAGTAGTTGTTGTCTCAGGTTTAAGTATCTTTGGCATAATCAAAACGGAACCGCTCACGTGGAGATTGATCAAGGTCTGGTTGCCCGTCAATGTTATATTTGTGGGGATGCTTGTTACGAGTATGTTTAG TCTAAAATACATAAATGTGGCTATGGTTACTGTTCTGAAGAATGTGACGAACGTGATGACTGCTGTTGGTGAAATGTATCTATTTAACAAGCACCACGATAACAGAGTATGGGCAGCCCTTTTCTTAATG ATAATCTCAGCAATATCAGGAGGATTCACTGATCTGTCGTTTGATGCGACTGGATACACTTGGCAGTTGATCAATTGTTTGTTGACAGCTTCTTACTCC TTGACGTTGCGTAGGGTGATGGATACAGCGAAGCAAGTGACTAAATCGGGAGAGTTGAATGAATTCTCGATGGTGATGCTAAACAATAGCCTGTCATTGCCTCTAGGAGTTATGCTTGTTTGTGGTTTCAAGGAGGTGGATTATCTTGTAGAAAc GTCATTGTTGAGATCGGGTTGGTTCTGGGTTGTGATGACGTTTAGCGGATTGTTGGGTCTAGCGATCAGCTTCACCTCGATGTGGTTTCTCCATCAAACGGGAGCTACAACATACAG CCTGGTGGGGTCCCTAAACAAGATACCGCTCTCCGTTGCCGGAATTCTCCTATTCAAAGTGCCTACCAGCTTGGAAAATTCTGCTAGCATTCTCTTTG gTTTGTTGGCAGGAGTGCTTTTTGCCAGAGCCAAAATGCGTTAA